One Acetobacterium sp. KB-1 DNA segment encodes these proteins:
- the greA gene encoding transcription elongation factor GreA: MGINGKELVITEDGFNAIKKELEYLKTVKRHEVADRIKTAREFGDLSENAEYDEAKNEQGFVEGRISELEHKLKIAVVIVDKDIHTEDVGVGSIVKIKNPLLDFEAEYKIVGSAESDPKNNRISNESPIGSALLGAKVGDTVKVQIPDGEAAYQILEIRR; the protein is encoded by the coding sequence ATGGGAATAAACGGAAAAGAATTAGTGATAACTGAGGATGGCTTTAATGCCATAAAAAAGGAACTGGAGTATTTGAAAACAGTTAAGCGCCACGAGGTTGCGGATCGCATTAAGACCGCCCGGGAATTTGGTGATTTAAGTGAAAATGCCGAATATGATGAAGCTAAAAATGAACAGGGGTTTGTTGAAGGCCGAATTTCGGAGTTGGAACACAAGCTGAAAATAGCAGTTGTTATTGTTGACAAAGATATCCATACGGAAGACGTTGGCGTTGGCAGTATCGTTAAAATTAAAAACCCATTATTGGACTTTGAAGCCGAATATAAAATTGTTGGATCGGCTGAATCTGATCCCAAGAATAACCGCATTTCCAATGAGTCTCCGATTGGGTCTGCGCTGCTTGGAGCCAAGGTAGGCGATACGGTAAAGGTTCAAATTCCTGACGGTGAAGCAGCATATCAAATTTTAGAAATACGTAGATAG
- the lysS gene encoding lysine--tRNA ligase, with protein sequence MTTENLSELLEIRRDKLKKLQDAGKNPFENTSYSVSVHAKKVEASFDEYEEKEVTMAGRIMSKRGQGKVSFYDLQDSTGRIQLFLKKDALVDMYDEIKTYDIGDIVGVKGEIFKTKMGQISVRVSELTLLSKSLQILPEKYHGLKDMELRYRQRYVDLIVNPEVKDVFQKRSLIMRKIREFYDSRDFIEVETPVLSNLAGGANARPFMTHHNALDITLYCRIALELPLKRLIVGGFDKVYEMSRVFRNEGMDATHNPEFTLLESYEAYANYDDLMKMIEELYSYLAEEVNKSEIVIYGDKEISLAAPFKRARMVDLVKEHTNVDFDVMTDLDVARAAAKELHVDVDGKNSIGEIMAEVFDEFVEDKLIQPTFVTMHPVEISPLAKKDPKDPRYTERFELYINGAECANAFSELNDPIDQKERFMSQVQKKTDGDDEAHPFDADFINALEVGLPPTGGLGIGIDRLVMLFTNQHSIRDVILFPTMKPID encoded by the coding sequence TTGACAACAGAAAACCTTAGTGAACTTCTAGAGATTAGAAGAGATAAATTAAAAAAATTACAAGACGCAGGGAAGAATCCCTTTGAAAATACCAGTTATAGTGTCAGCGTTCACGCAAAAAAAGTTGAAGCATCTTTCGATGAATATGAAGAAAAAGAAGTGACCATGGCAGGACGGATCATGTCTAAACGAGGGCAGGGAAAAGTTTCTTTTTACGATCTTCAGGATTCTACTGGAAGAATTCAGTTATTCCTGAAAAAAGACGCCCTGGTTGATATGTATGACGAAATTAAAACCTATGACATCGGGGATATCGTTGGCGTTAAAGGGGAAATTTTCAAAACAAAAATGGGTCAGATCTCGGTCAGAGTTTCGGAACTGACACTGCTGAGCAAATCTTTACAAATTCTGCCGGAAAAATATCATGGTCTAAAAGATATGGAATTGCGTTATCGGCAGCGTTATGTTGATTTGATTGTAAATCCCGAAGTAAAGGATGTTTTTCAAAAACGATCGCTGATTATGCGAAAGATACGGGAGTTTTATGATTCGCGTGATTTTATCGAAGTAGAAACGCCAGTTCTTTCAAATTTGGCTGGCGGTGCCAATGCCAGACCTTTTATGACTCACCATAATGCTCTGGATATCACGCTATACTGTCGAATTGCCCTGGAACTGCCGCTTAAACGATTAATTGTTGGTGGGTTTGATAAGGTTTATGAAATGAGTCGTGTGTTCAGAAACGAAGGCATGGACGCTACCCATAACCCTGAATTCACATTGTTAGAATCCTACGAGGCATATGCGAACTATGACGATCTGATGAAAATGATCGAAGAGCTCTATAGTTATCTGGCCGAGGAAGTCAATAAATCAGAAATCGTTATTTACGGCGATAAGGAAATCAGTCTGGCAGCACCATTTAAACGGGCCAGAATGGTTGATTTGGTTAAAGAACATACCAATGTGGATTTTGATGTGATGACAGATCTCGATGTTGCCCGGGCTGCTGCAAAAGAACTGCATGTGGATGTGGACGGGAAAAACAGTATCGGTGAAATTATGGCCGAAGTCTTTGACGAATTTGTTGAAGATAAACTGATCCAACCAACCTTTGTGACCATGCATCCAGTTGAAATTTCACCATTGGCCAAGAAAGATCCCAAAGACCCACGCTACACGGAGCGATTTGAACTTTATATAAACGGTGCTGAATGTGCTAACGCCTTCTCCGAACTCAATGATCCCATTGATCAGAAAGAGCGGTTTATGTCTCAGGTACAGAAGAAAACAGATGGTGATGATGAAGCCCATCCATTCGATGCCGACTTTATCAATGCCCTGGAAGTGGGTTTGCCACCTACTGGTGGTTTAGGAATCGGAATTGATCGACTGGTGATGCTATTCACCAATCAGCATAGTATTAGAGACGTTATTCTTTTCCCGACAATGAAACCCATCGACTAA
- a CDS encoding dienelactone hydrolase family protein has protein sequence MQKTKQKIGSAKAVVIIPEIYGINQYIKDWAEFFIGHGYDSFCMNLSRRDHVYRYSESNEAYRDFKVEVGFDRYVEIALSIEELKNSYKKIIVFGSSVGATIAWRLTENRCCDGMIGFYGSRIRDYLEVNPVCPCLLVFPEQEESFDIQSIIPKLDQKEKVELFVFPGKHGFADPYGYDFNEQSGKKALDMVKYFLKEIEQSEKI, from the coding sequence TTGCAGAAGACTAAACAAAAAATAGGATCAGCAAAAGCGGTTGTGATTATCCCGGAAATTTATGGAATTAACCAATACATAAAAGACTGGGCAGAATTTTTCATTGGTCACGGTTATGATAGCTTTTGTATGAATCTGAGCAGGCGAGACCATGTTTATAGATACTCCGAAAGTAATGAAGCATATCGTGATTTTAAGGTGGAAGTGGGCTTTGATCGATACGTAGAGATAGCGCTCAGTATTGAGGAGCTAAAAAATAGTTATAAAAAAATCATCGTTTTTGGATCAAGTGTCGGAGCCACCATCGCCTGGCGATTGACTGAGAACCGATGTTGTGATGGGATGATTGGCTTTTACGGATCACGAATCCGGGACTATCTGGAAGTCAACCCGGTTTGTCCCTGTCTACTGGTATTTCCGGAACAGGAAGAATCCTTTGATATTCAGTCGATTATTCCAAAGCTTGACCAGAAAGAAAAAGTTGAACTATTCGTTTTCCCAGGTAAACATGGCTTTGCTGATCCTTATGGATATGATTTTAACGAGCAGTCAGGCAAAAAAGCGTTAGATATGGTAAAATACTTTTTAAAAGAAATTGAACAATCAGAAAAGATTTGA
- a CDS encoding CdaR family transcriptional regulator, which translates to MDSQTELRYRQSNRLLRLLLGNHTVEEVVETISYLAEKPVIFIDINFSIRGMSRTSEITDRSWQFAISKGFCSHEFIFELVNIEEVKRFPKERTPYVVGLESETKALVSPVIIRGKYAGAMVMFFKKTEVTNGYLELLLLANEVLTEIIIKIPMYKYIRGNMNEGILKDLIEGRDKENEDFKAWVLESELNTSNNLCVLVSEQDDANLNQEVIKDSLRDDLYHVVPKSHTIFYGNQMVVLCTDLETEKTDKGISRLKIFMEKHGLRIGISEFFQGIENFQCHYFHAKAAIRIGLTIHEKERLFNYDDYKFFHLLEKVTGEAGNNLRDFVQTGLLKLEKYDRRHQSELFYTLNTLIDYGCNYKETCEALHIHRNTLSYRIDRIKSLTQLELTAPKVQFDLAYSFRILEFLKHQ; encoded by the coding sequence ATGGATAGTCAAACAGAACTGAGATACAGACAAAGCAATCGCTTATTAAGATTACTTTTGGGCAACCATACTGTGGAAGAGGTAGTGGAAACCATTAGTTATTTGGCGGAAAAACCAGTTATATTTATTGACATAAACTTCTCGATTCGTGGAATGAGTCGAACTTCTGAGATCACAGATCGCTCATGGCAGTTTGCCATTTCTAAAGGATTCTGCAGCCACGAATTCATTTTTGAACTCGTTAATATTGAAGAGGTCAAGCGCTTTCCCAAGGAACGAACGCCCTATGTGGTCGGGCTGGAAAGTGAGACAAAGGCCTTGGTATCGCCTGTGATCATTCGGGGGAAATACGCCGGTGCGATGGTGATGTTTTTTAAAAAAACTGAAGTGACGAATGGATATTTAGAGTTATTGCTGCTGGCGAATGAAGTATTGACAGAAATTATTATAAAGATTCCCATGTATAAGTATATCCGCGGCAATATGAATGAGGGGATTCTAAAGGATCTGATTGAAGGTAGAGACAAGGAAAATGAAGATTTCAAAGCCTGGGTCCTGGAGTCAGAGCTTAATACCAGTAATAATCTGTGTGTCCTGGTTTCTGAACAAGATGATGCCAATCTTAATCAGGAGGTCATTAAAGACTCACTACGAGATGATTTGTATCACGTCGTTCCTAAATCTCATACAATTTTTTACGGTAATCAGATGGTTGTTTTATGTACGGATCTGGAAACAGAAAAAACGGATAAGGGGATCAGTCGGTTAAAAATATTTATGGAAAAACATGGATTGCGAATTGGCATCAGCGAATTTTTTCAGGGGATTGAGAATTTTCAATGCCATTATTTTCATGCGAAGGCAGCCATTCGCATTGGCTTAACGATTCATGAGAAAGAGCGCCTTTTTAATTATGATGATTATAAGTTTTTTCATCTGCTTGAGAAGGTAACCGGTGAAGCTGGAAATAATCTCAGGGATTTTGTTCAAACTGGTTTGCTGAAACTTGAGAAATATGACCGACGACATCAATCTGAGTTGTTCTATACGTTAAACACACTTATCGATTATGGGTGCAATTATAAAGAAACCTGTGAAGCCCTCCATATTCACCGAAATACTCTCAGTTATCGCATCGATCGAATCAAATCGCTTACTCAGCTGGAGTTAACGGCACCGAAGGTACAGTTTGACTTGGCGTACTCGTTTCGAATTTTAGAGTTTTTAAAACATCAGTAG
- a CDS encoding formylmethanofuran dehydrogenase subunit E family protein codes for MNVELWEKCVTFHGHHCPGLAIGVRASLEAIKTLSLDLDGDDKIVCVAENESCSVDGIRAVLDCTGEKGNLFFIKGGKQAFSVFNQTTGASIRLILKELPPMERDEMEAFLLNEPDATKLFDFEKPHFELPEKLN; via the coding sequence ATGAATGTCGAATTATGGGAAAAATGTGTAACCTTTCACGGACATCACTGCCCCGGCCTGGCCATTGGTGTCCGCGCTTCTCTGGAAGCCATCAAAACGCTTTCCCTTGATCTGGACGGAGATGATAAGATTGTCTGCGTTGCTGAAAATGAGTCCTGTAGTGTTGACGGCATCCGGGCGGTGCTGGATTGCACTGGCGAAAAGGGCAACTTATTTTTTATAAAAGGCGGGAAACAGGCTTTTTCTGTTTTTAATCAAACCACCGGTGCGAGTATCCGTTTGATTTTAAAAGAACTTCCGCCAATGGAACGTGATGAAATGGAAGCCTTCCTGCTTAACGAACCCGACGCGACAAAACTTTTCGATTTCGAAAAACCCCATTTCGAATTACCTGAAAAGCTTAACTGA
- a CDS encoding PFL family protein has translation MAMFKDVLETVRMIEKERLDIRTITMGISLLDCIDSSGLKSRQKIYEKITRLAENLVKEGERIENELGIPIVNKRISVTPISLIAGSSDDKNYVEYAKILDAAAATVGINFIGGFSALVPKGFTKGDRILIDSIPEALATTNCVCSSVNLGSSKAGINMDAVKRLGEVIKETAYLTREVDSIGCAKFVAFANAVEDNPFMAGAFHGVGEAESVLNVGVSGPGVVKRALEKAQDASFGEMAEIIKKTAFKITRAGHLVGTTVAERLNVPFGILDLSLAPTPEIGDSVARILEEMGLEHCGTHGTTAALAMLNDAVKKGGIMASTSVGGFSGAFIPVSEDEGMIEAVECGALTFDKLEAMTSVCSVGIDMVAIPGDTPASTISGILADEAAIGVINNKTTGVRIIPVYGKDVGDTAEFGGLLGRAPIMPVNKNDCSVFVNRGGQIPAPIHSFKN, from the coding sequence ATGGCAATGTTTAAAGACGTCCTCGAGACGGTTAGAATGATTGAAAAAGAACGGCTGGATATCCGGACCATCACCATGGGAATTTCATTGCTGGACTGCATTGATTCCTCCGGATTAAAAAGTCGCCAGAAAATCTATGAAAAAATCACCCGTTTGGCTGAAAATTTAGTCAAAGAAGGGGAACGCATTGAAAATGAACTGGGCATCCCGATTGTCAATAAGCGGATCTCGGTAACACCGATTTCACTCATCGCCGGTAGCAGTGATGACAAAAACTATGTGGAATATGCAAAAATTCTTGATGCCGCCGCCGCAACGGTCGGCATTAACTTTATCGGCGGTTTTTCCGCCCTTGTCCCCAAAGGGTTTACAAAAGGCGATCGGATTCTCATCGACTCCATACCAGAAGCCCTGGCAACAACCAATTGCGTGTGTTCATCCGTTAATCTTGGTTCCTCGAAAGCCGGTATTAACATGGACGCTGTTAAACGGCTGGGAGAAGTGATTAAAGAAACCGCCTACCTGACTCGGGAGGTGGATTCCATCGGCTGTGCCAAGTTTGTCGCCTTTGCCAACGCAGTTGAAGACAATCCCTTTATGGCAGGCGCCTTCCACGGCGTCGGCGAAGCCGAATCGGTTCTCAATGTTGGGGTCAGTGGTCCCGGAGTTGTCAAACGGGCGCTGGAAAAAGCCCAGGACGCTTCCTTTGGGGAAATGGCCGAAATCATCAAGAAGACAGCCTTCAAAATTACCCGGGCTGGCCACCTGGTCGGTACCACCGTGGCTGAGCGTCTGAATGTCCCTTTTGGTATTTTAGACTTGTCCCTGGCTCCAACCCCGGAAATTGGTGACAGTGTTGCCCGCATCCTTGAGGAAATGGGTCTGGAACACTGTGGCACCCATGGTACCACAGCAGCCCTTGCAATGCTCAATGATGCCGTTAAAAAAGGCGGTATTATGGCCTCCACCTCGGTGGGTGGCTTTAGCGGTGCCTTTATCCCGGTCAGTGAAGATGAAGGAATGATTGAAGCCGTGGAATGTGGCGCCCTGACCTTTGACAAACTGGAAGCCATGACCAGTGTTTGCTCGGTTGGTATCGATATGGTCGCCATCCCTGGCGATACCCCAGCTTCCACCATTTCTGGGATCTTAGCGGATGAAGCCGCTATTGGCGTCATCAACAATAAAACCACCGGTGTTCGCATTATCCCTGTTTATGGAAAAGACGTTGGCGATACCGCCGAATTTGGTGGACTGCTGGGCCGAGCACCGATTATGCCGGTGAATAAAAACGATTGCTCAGTTTTTGTAAATCGTGGCGGACAGATCCCCGCCCCTATTCACAGCTTTAAAAACTAG
- a CDS encoding ACT domain-containing protein: protein MRAVVTVIGNDRTGIIYNVSKILAENDVNIEDISQTVMHDFFTMIMLVDMTNMSVEFNVLKAALEEVGQTIGMSIRIQHEDLFNAMHTI from the coding sequence ATGAGAGCAGTAGTTACGGTTATTGGAAATGACCGCACCGGAATAATTTATAATGTATCTAAAATTTTGGCTGAAAATGATGTCAATATTGAAGATATCAGCCAGACCGTTATGCATGATTTTTTCACCATGATCATGTTGGTGGACATGACAAACATGTCTGTTGAGTTTAATGTCCTGAAGGCCGCTCTTGAAGAAGTCGGACAAACCATCGGCATGTCCATCCGTATTCAGCATGAAGATCTTTTCAATGCTATGCACACGATTTAG
- the mraZ gene encoding division/cell wall cluster transcriptional repressor MraZ, with the protein MFFGEYEHNIDDKGRLIIPSKFRESLGGQFVLTKGLDCCLFVFSMEEWENFESKLKSLPVSDKDARAFTRFFFAGAADCELDRQGRASVPLSLRKYAKITKEVTIIGVSNRLEIWDSQLWENYNDNEDLNYEDIANNMAMLGI; encoded by the coding sequence ATGTTTTTTGGAGAGTATGAACATAATATCGACGACAAGGGACGATTGATCATTCCTTCAAAATTCAGAGAATCTCTGGGTGGACAATTTGTCTTAACAAAAGGACTGGATTGTTGCCTGTTTGTTTTTTCCATGGAAGAGTGGGAGAATTTTGAAAGTAAACTAAAATCTCTACCGGTATCGGATAAGGATGCGCGAGCGTTTACCCGATTTTTCTTCGCCGGTGCCGCCGATTGCGAGCTGGATCGACAGGGCCGGGCGAGTGTTCCACTTTCGCTCCGCAAATATGCAAAAATAACAAAAGAGGTGACCATTATCGGGGTTTCAAATCGATTAGAAATTTGGGACAGTCAATTATGGGAAAACTATAACGACAATGAAGATTTAAATTATGAGGACATTGCCAATAATATGGCAATGCTGGGAATATAA
- the rsmH gene encoding 16S rRNA (cytosine(1402)-N(4))-methyltransferase RsmH, translating to MKPQTFSHTTVLLRESIDGLDIKPNGIYVDCTLGGGGHSQWICESLDESGILVGIDQDDYALEYAQNRLAGFTCQRHFVKSNFASLAKVLKGLHLFGIDGILYDLGVSSFQLDDDTRGFSYHNDGPLDMRMNQSAELTAEMVVNDYAPGELKKILFLYGEEKFASQIVKSIVRARTLARITTTLELSEIIKKAYPPKERFKEKHPSRKTFQAIRLEVNGELKILEDALTQGLEALKPGGRMCVITFHSLEDRVVKHLFKEKANPCTCPPDFPQCVCGKLPEVKLISRKPIVSGVDELEENRRSRSAKLRIVEKLGTES from the coding sequence ATGAAGCCACAAACATTTTCACATACCACCGTATTACTACGGGAATCCATTGACGGTCTGGACATCAAACCAAATGGTATCTACGTGGATTGCACCCTGGGTGGGGGTGGGCATTCCCAATGGATTTGTGAATCATTGGATGAAAGCGGCATTTTGGTTGGCATCGATCAGGATGATTACGCTTTAGAGTATGCCCAAAATCGTCTGGCGGGTTTTACCTGTCAGCGTCATTTTGTAAAAAGTAATTTTGCCAGTTTAGCCAAGGTTCTAAAGGGCCTCCATCTCTTTGGAATCGACGGTATTCTATATGACCTCGGGGTTTCGTCATTTCAACTGGATGACGATACCCGAGGCTTTTCTTATCATAACGATGGTCCGCTGGATATGCGAATGAACCAGTCAGCAGAGTTAACCGCCGAAATGGTGGTCAACGACTATGCCCCCGGGGAACTAAAAAAAATACTTTTTCTTTATGGAGAAGAAAAGTTTGCCAGTCAAATCGTCAAATCAATCGTTCGTGCCAGAACGCTTGCGCGAATTACGACCACTTTAGAGTTAAGTGAAATAATCAAGAAGGCGTATCCTCCCAAGGAACGTTTTAAAGAGAAACATCCCTCAAGAAAAACATTTCAAGCCATTCGACTGGAAGTCAATGGGGAATTAAAAATATTAGAAGATGCTTTAACCCAGGGTCTTGAAGCCTTGAAGCCAGGCGGAAGAATGTGTGTCATTACCTTTCATTCGCTGGAAGATCGGGTTGTTAAGCATCTCTTTAAAGAGAAAGCCAATCCCTGCACTTGCCCGCCGGATTTTCCCCAATGTGTTTGTGGGAAATTACCGGAAGTAAAGCTTATTTCAAGAAAACCGATTGTTTCAGGTGTTGATGAACTTGAAGAAAATCGGCGTTCGCGAAGTGCGAAACTACGGATTGTAGAAAAGCTGGGAACAGAAAGTTAA
- a CDS encoding penicillin-binding transpeptidase domain-containing protein, whose amino-acid sequence MNIKKKAQREIGPIGKQNRIMIAMVVLSLCLIVVIGRLFSLQIVNSTGKYERQVDQLVEEVAIKASRGDIYDRNKNVLAKDSSATAVNVIPYEVEDPDRLAQTLSSKLGLKVEDIMKKIIVLENDIVEVKTGISQGAAVIVLSHNFDGVSIEDGTLYFKPISIKDPAAVAAAISKDLDYNYESLYDRATRKENQPVLILGKVDNALALEIKQSEAIKDEDGNIESYNGIELLDDYRRYYTNGNFASYILGFTGRDYSGLYGVESTYEDVLSGEDGVVYFQKDANGNQIPSQTKILKEPVQGEDIVLTIDSNIQLMAEKAVEEAATTWKTKSVTAIVMETKTGEVVAMATTPDYNLNDPFTLDANFVATHAEDLVGKTEQEQLAEMYKNQAVSFIYEPGSTFKALTGAAALEEGVVTPDTIVYCDGSIQIGDAVINCATGPHGSITVSDAIAHSCNPGLVQIIETLNPDVFYQYVYNFGLGETTGIELDGEEAGIINRLSTANGGINEVDYATFSFGQGLAVTPIQIVSALNSVVNDGYYVKPTIISSETTGKAIESQKQIISKETSAATREIMRKVVGYDSDMTNLSEGYSIGGKTGTAEKFINGEYSSSKYVTSFYCFAPVEDPKYSVYVVLDEPAAGAYGSTSAAPTAISLIKQALNYNTADTTLGGAVTEEIQKGTITVPDLVGQNIDFAASILNEKGIKYVVDPATSGTTVVNQSLPTNSVYDPNSELILALGETDSQAVGTVIVPDLKGLSIQSANEILTGLGLNLKITGNGFASSQTPAATTVVERGSDVNVTFAP is encoded by the coding sequence GTGAATATAAAAAAGAAGGCACAACGAGAGATTGGACCGATCGGCAAACAAAATCGCATCATGATTGCCATGGTTGTACTTTCATTGTGCTTAATTGTTGTTATTGGGAGATTATTTTCCCTGCAAATTGTAAATTCAACCGGGAAGTATGAGCGCCAGGTCGATCAACTTGTTGAAGAGGTGGCCATTAAAGCATCACGAGGTGATATCTACGATCGGAACAAAAATGTTCTGGCTAAAGATTCCTCAGCGACAGCGGTTAATGTGATCCCCTATGAGGTCGAAGACCCCGATCGCCTGGCCCAAACATTAAGTAGCAAGCTGGGTTTAAAAGTTGAAGATATTATGAAAAAGATCATCGTTCTGGAAAATGATATTGTTGAAGTAAAAACCGGTATCAGTCAGGGCGCTGCGGTTATTGTACTGAGTCATAATTTTGATGGTGTCAGTATTGAGGACGGAACCCTTTATTTTAAACCGATTAGCATTAAAGATCCGGCTGCGGTGGCTGCGGCCATTTCCAAAGATTTGGATTATAATTATGAGTCCCTTTACGATCGTGCGACCCGTAAAGAAAACCAGCCGGTGCTAATTTTGGGGAAAGTCGATAATGCCCTGGCTCTGGAAATTAAGCAATCGGAAGCAATCAAAGACGAAGACGGCAACATAGAAAGTTATAATGGCATCGAATTGCTGGATGATTATCGGCGTTATTATACCAATGGAAATTTTGCTTCCTATATTCTGGGGTTTACCGGGCGGGACTACAGTGGTCTCTATGGGGTGGAATCCACCTATGAAGACGTCTTAAGCGGCGAGGATGGGGTTGTTTACTTCCAAAAAGATGCCAACGGAAACCAGATTCCTTCGCAAACAAAAATATTAAAAGAACCTGTTCAGGGAGAAGATATTGTTTTAACGATTGATAGCAATATTCAATTGATGGCCGAAAAAGCGGTTGAGGAAGCAGCGACAACCTGGAAAACAAAAAGTGTAACTGCGATTGTGATGGAAACCAAAACTGGCGAAGTAGTGGCAATGGCGACCACGCCGGATTACAATCTTAATGATCCTTTTACTCTGGATGCTAACTTCGTCGCGACACATGCAGAAGATCTGGTTGGTAAAACAGAACAAGAACAACTGGCAGAGATGTATAAGAATCAGGCCGTTAGTTTTATTTATGAACCGGGTTCCACCTTTAAAGCACTAACTGGCGCAGCGGCCCTGGAAGAAGGGGTAGTAACGCCAGATACAATTGTGTATTGTGATGGGTCCATCCAGATCGGTGATGCGGTGATTAATTGCGCCACCGGACCACATGGCAGCATTACGGTTTCGGATGCCATCGCCCATTCCTGTAATCCGGGGTTGGTTCAGATTATTGAAACATTGAATCCGGATGTTTTCTATCAGTATGTGTATAATTTTGGCTTAGGAGAAACCACCGGGATTGAGCTAGATGGCGAAGAAGCTGGAATTATTAATCGACTATCTACCGCCAATGGCGGGATCAATGAAGTAGATTATGCGACCTTTTCATTTGGACAGGGGTTGGCAGTCACGCCCATTCAAATCGTCAGTGCGCTAAATAGTGTCGTCAATGATGGCTACTATGTTAAACCGACGATTATCTCCAGCGAAACCACGGGGAAAGCGATTGAATCCCAAAAACAGATTATTTCGAAAGAAACATCGGCAGCAACCCGAGAAATCATGCGTAAGGTAGTTGGCTATGATTCCGATATGACCAATCTTTCTGAAGGATACAGCATTGGCGGAAAAACAGGGACGGCCGAGAAGTTTATCAATGGTGAATATTCCAGTTCCAAATATGTGACCTCCTTTTACTGCTTTGCCCCAGTGGAAGACCCCAAATATTCGGTTTACGTCGTGTTGGATGAACCGGCAGCAGGTGCTTATGGGAGTACCAGTGCGGCACCTACCGCCATTAGTTTAATAAAACAAGCTTTGAATTATAACACTGCTGATACCACCCTTGGTGGTGCTGTAACGGAAGAAATTCAAAAGGGAACCATCACTGTTCCTGATCTGGTAGGTCAGAACATTGATTTTGCAGCCAGCATTCTCAATGAGAAGGGGATAAAATATGTTGTTGATCCAGCCACCAGTGGGACCACGGTTGTAAATCAAAGCCTTCCCACCAATTCGGTTTATGATCCAAATTCGGAATTGATCCTTGCTTTAGGAGAAACCGATAGTCAGGCGGTTGGAACGGTTATTGTGCCGGATCTAAAGGGACTATCGATTCAGAGTGCCAATGAAATTCTGACGGGATTGGGACTCAATCTTAAAATCACAGGGAATGGTTTTGCTTCAAGTCAAACGCCGGCAGCCACAACGGTTGTGGAGAGGGGCAGTGACGTTAACGTAACATTTGCCCCATAA